Proteins encoded within one genomic window of Fragaria vesca subsp. vesca linkage group LG1, FraVesHawaii_1.0, whole genome shotgun sequence:
- the LOC101290807 gene encoding uncharacterized protein LOC101290807: MPELRSGVRRSKRLDDLQPSSQPQQQPQNKPRRRAAAAAAGRGRGANAVAKGPSPAAGRGRGAAAAAVRLIDLDPEPCPADPVYNRVQVVVADKDIAMEGGGSADKALPLEEDAGGTPVPDRVQVGNSPQYKVERKLGKGGFGQVYVGRRVSGGTDRTGPDAIEVALKFEHRNSKGCNYGPPYEWQVYNTLNGCYGVPWVHYKGRQGDFYILVMDILGPSLWDVWNSLGQKMSPNMAACIVVEAISILEKLHLKGFVHGDVKPENFLLGQPGTADEKKLYLIDLGLASRWKELGSSQHVEYDQRPDIFRGTIRYASVHAHLGRTGSRRDDLESLAYTLIFLIKGRLPWQGYQGDNKSFLVCKKKMSTSPELMCCFCPPPFKLFLEAVTNMKFDEEPNYAKLISLFDSLIEPCVPLRPIRIDGALKVGQKRGRMALNLEDDEQPKKKVRLGSPATQWISAYNARRPMKQRYHYNVADSRLRQHVDKGNEDGLYISSVASAANLWALIMDAGTGFSSQVYELSAVFLHKDWIMEQWDKNFYISSIAGANNGSSLVVMSKGTPYTQQSYKVSESFPFKWINKKWKEGFHVTSMTTAGNRWGVVMSRNAGFSDQVVELDFLYPSEGIHRRWESGYRITSMAATSDQAAFILSIPKRKLMDETQETLRTSAFPSSHVKEKWSKNLYIASICFGRTVC, from the exons ATGCCGGAGTTGCGAAGCGGAGTACGCAGATCAAAACGGCTTGATGATCTTCAGCCTTCTTCTCAGCCTCAACAACAGCCTCAGAACAAACCTCGAAGGAGAGCTGCTGCTGCTGCTGCCGGACGCGGTCGAGGTGCTAATGCTGTAGCCAAAGGACCTTCTCCAGCAGCTGGCAGAGGCCGCGGTGCCGCCGCCGCCGCCGTCAGGTTGATTGATTTAGACCCTGAACCTTGCCCTGCAGATCCTGTCTACAATCGTGTGCAAGTTGTTGTAGCCGATAAAGACATTGCAATGGAGGGCGGTGGGAGCGCAGACAAAGCTTTGCCACTTGAAGAAGATGCAGGCGGAACTCCTGTCCCCGATAGG GTACAAGTTGGTAATTCTCCCCAATACAAGGTAGAAAGGAAGTTAGGGAAGGGTGGCTTTGGCCAAGTGTATGTTGGCAGAAGGGTTAGTGGTGGAACAGACAGGACAGGACCTGATGCGATTGAG GTTGCTTTGAAGTTCGAACACAGAAATAGTAAAGGTTGCAATTATGGCCCTCCTTATGAGTGGCAAGTGTACAA TACACTAAATGGATGTTATGGAGTTCCGTGGGTTCATTACAAGGGTCGCCAAGGGGATTTTTACATTCTG GTGATGGACATTCTTGGTCCCAGTCTGTGGGACGTATGGAATTCTCTTGGTCAAAA GATGTCTCCGAATATGGCGGCGTGCATTGTGGTGGAGGCAATATCAATTCTAGAAAAGCTTCACTTAAAAGG GTTTGTGCATGGAGATGTAAAACCTGAGAATTTCTTACTTGGTCAACCTGGAACGGCTGATGAGAAGAAGTTGTATCTTATTGATCTTGGTTTGG CATCGAGATGGAAGGAATTAGGATCAAGCCAACATGTTGAATATGATCAGAGGCCTGACATATTCAG GGGAACAATAAGATACGCAAGTGTTCATGCGCATTTAGGTCGGACTGGAAGTCGAAGGGATGATCTTGAGTCATTGGCATACACATTAATATTTCTTATAAAAGGAAGGTTGCCCTGGCAAGGGTATCAG GGTGATAACAAGAGTTTCCTTGTTTGTAAGAAGAAGATGTCCACATCCCCAGAGTTGATGTGCTGTTTCTGTCCTCCCCCATTTAAATTGTTTCTTGAAGCGGTTACAAATATGAAGTTTGATGAAGAGCCAAACTATGCAAAGTTGATATCCCTTTTCGATAGCTTGATTGAACCATGTGTTCCGCTAAGACCAATTAGAATTGATGGAGCTCTGAAG GTTGGGCAGAAACGGGGAAGGATGGCACTAAATTTGGAAGACGATGAACAACCAAAGAAGAAAGTCCGATTAGGTAGTCCGGCTACACAGTGGATTTCAGCGTATAATGCACGTCGTCCAATGAAGCAGAG ATATCACTATAATGTGGCAGATTCAAGGCTGCGCCAACATGTTGACAAGGGTAATGAAGATGGATTGTATATTAGCTCTGTAGCCTCTGCAGCAAATCTGTGGGCTCTAATCATGGATGCAGGAACAGGTTTCTCTTCCCAGGTTTATGAGTTGTCAGCTGTCTTCCTGCACAAG GATTGGATCATGGAACAATGGGATAAAAATTTCTATATTAGTTCAATAGCTGGGGCAAATAATGGGAGTTCCTTGGTTGTTATGTCCAAAG GTACTCCCTACACCCAGCAGTCGTATAAAGTGAGTGAATCGTTTCCTTTCAAGTGGATAAATAAGAAGTGGAAAGAAGGTTTCCATGTCACGTCTATGACGACTGCTGGTAACCGCTGGGGTGTGGTAATGTCCAGAAATGCTGGATTTTCTGATCAG GTTGTGGAGCTTGATTTCTTATACCCAAGTGAAGGTATACACAGACGATGGGAGAGTGGTTATCGGATAACATCTATGGCTGCGACTTCTGATCAAGCAGCCTTCATTTTAAGCATACCAAAACGTAAGTTAATGGATGAGACTCAAGAGACTCTGCGTACCTCTGCCTTCCCAAGCAGCCATGTAAAG GAAAAGTGGTCCAAAAATCTATATATTGCCTCAATTTGTTTTGGACGGACTGTTTGCTAA